Proteins encoded in a region of the Uloborus diversus isolate 005 chromosome 1, Udiv.v.3.1, whole genome shotgun sequence genome:
- the LOC129231177 gene encoding uncharacterized protein LOC129231177 has translation MDVLYTDRGQNFISEAMLEVCKVLGIQKRQTVSYNLQGNGVVEKLNATLINNLSHLVEKNQADWCQRLPLALFSHRTSRHSALSDSLAFVTYGRDLRTPSDLLLNSPIRSYSDVQTYSQVLSNRLYSVYGNIKENLENAAKRQEEISNAKRSFKNIALGNLVYLHSEVIPVGLLKKLVKQNVGPYRVISQKSPVLFEIAPT, from the coding sequence ATGGATGTGCTTTATACGGATAGGGGacagaattttatttctgaagCAATGCTAGAAGTGTGTAAAGTGTTGGGAATTCAAAAGAGACAGACTGTTAGTTACAACCTGCAGGGAAATGGGGTGGTTGAAAAGCTAAATGCAACGTTAATTAATAACCTTTCTCATTTAGTGGAGAAAAATCAGGCGGACTGGTGTCAGCGTCTTCCACTTGCACTTTTTTCTCACAGAACAAGTAGACACAGTGCACTTTCAGATAGTCTGGCATTTGTAACCTATGGTCGGGATCTGAGAACTCCATCGGATCTGTTGTTAAATTCACCGATTAGGTCTTATTCTGATGTTCAGACGTACTCGCAGGTTCTAAGTAATAGATTGTATTCTGTGTATggtaatattaaagaaaatttggAAAATGCTGCTAAAAGGCAGGAGGAGATATCAAATGCAAAGCGGTCCTTTAAGAATATAGCATTAGGCAATTTAGTGTATCTTCACTCTGAGGTAATTCCGGTGGGTCTtttgaaaaaattggtaaaacaAAATGTAGGTCCTTATCGGGTAATTTCTCAAAAGTCTCCCGTTTTATTTGAAATTGCCCCTACTTGA